Proteins from a genomic interval of Alphaproteobacteria bacterium:
- a CDS encoding kinase — MSIVISRTPYRISFFGGGSDYPGWYLREGGAVLSTSIDKYCYISCRFLPPFFGVRHRVVWKHIEQVNSISEILHPAVREGLRHFGFDDDTGLEIQYQGDLPARSGMGSSSSFAVGLINALLTLRGQRLTQRELAAKAIELEQHVMGDPVGSQDQMAAAIGGLNVFRFNTDGTIDIEPVILSAERQRAIEQRLLLFYTGVSRLGGQVAKDVIDNLSAKQAVVRKMMAMVEIGRDLLVTGSLDDFGRLLDETWHLKRSLSRQVSTSLVDDIYETARAAGAVGGKLLGAGNSGFMLFDAPPSARQSICHALRHFLQVPFRLEASGTSIIHDAGPNHLPGAVETQMLMKKRRGQAA; from the coding sequence ATGTCCATCGTCATCTCGCGCACGCCGTACCGCATCTCGTTCTTCGGGGGCGGCTCGGACTATCCGGGATGGTATCTGCGCGAGGGCGGCGCGGTGCTGTCGACCTCCATCGACAAGTACTGCTATATCAGCTGCCGCTTCCTGCCGCCGTTCTTCGGCGTGCGCCACCGCGTGGTCTGGAAGCACATCGAGCAGGTCAACTCGATCTCCGAGATCCTGCACCCGGCGGTGCGCGAGGGCCTGCGCCACTTCGGCTTCGACGACGACACCGGGCTGGAGATCCAGTACCAGGGCGACCTGCCGGCGCGCTCCGGCATGGGCTCCAGCTCAAGCTTTGCCGTCGGCCTGATCAACGCGCTGCTGACGCTCCGCGGCCAGCGCCTGACCCAGCGCGAGCTCGCCGCCAAGGCGATCGAGCTGGAGCAGCACGTGATGGGCGACCCGGTCGGCAGCCAGGACCAGATGGCCGCCGCGATCGGCGGGCTGAACGTGTTCCGCTTCAACACCGACGGCACCATCGACATCGAGCCGGTGATCCTTTCCGCCGAGCGCCAGCGCGCGATCGAGCAACGGCTGCTGCTGTTCTACACCGGCGTCAGCCGGCTCGGCGGCCAGGTCGCCAAGGACGTGATCGACAACCTGTCGGCCAAGCAGGCGGTCGTTCGCAAGATGATGGCGATGGTCGAGATCGGCCGCGACCTGCTGGTCACCGGCAGCCTCGACGATTTCGGCCGGCTGCTCGACGAGACCTGGCATCTGAAGCGCTCGCTCAGCCGGCAGGTCAGCACATCGCTGGTCGACGACATCTACGAGACGGCCCGTGCCGCGGGCGCCGTCGGCGGCAAGCTGCTCGGCGCCGGCAACTCCGGGTTCATGCTGTTCGACGCGCCGCCGTCGGCGCGGCAGTCGATCTGCCACGCGCTGCGCCATTTCCTGCAGGTCCCGTTCCGGCTGGAAGCATCCGGCACGTCGATCATCCACGACGCCGGCCCCAACCACCTGCCCGGCGCGGTGGAAACGCAGATGCTGATGAAGAAACGGCGCGGACAGGCGGCCTGA